The Candidatus Nomurabacteria bacterium genome has a segment encoding these proteins:
- a CDS encoding mechanosensitive ion channel family protein: protein MFEQIIENTYIRDLVIFAVLFLAIKIVHILIKKGFASFSKKTSNTFDDLILSMIKSVKNWFLLYLSFYLIFSKDLGVKLSSVGDKLFLVLLSTQIVIIINTAVKHYTKIYIGKEENDSSKSAALFIQNIIRAVIWVIALLFVLSNLGVNITSLAASLGIGGIAIAIALQNILVDLFSSFSIFFDKPFEIGDTIMIDGKMGTVEKIGIKTTRLRALQGEQIVISNSDLTSSRIQNFKRLEERRVVFNVGVSYDTPKNVLEKIPGIIKSAHESVSDVRFDRSNLLSFGDSSIIFENVYYVNSSDYATYMNKNEKIMLSIFEKFTKEKIEIAYPTQTIIVKK, encoded by the coding sequence ATGTTTGAACAAATTATAGAAAATACATACATAAGAGATCTTGTAATTTTTGCTGTACTTTTTTTGGCAATCAAAATAGTACACATACTTATAAAGAAAGGTTTTGCGTCGTTTTCTAAAAAAACATCCAATACGTTTGATGACCTTATATTGAGTATGATTAAGTCAGTTAAAAACTGGTTCCTACTTTATTTGTCGTTTTATCTAATTTTCTCAAAAGATTTAGGAGTCAAACTTTCGTCGGTGGGAGACAAGTTATTTCTAGTACTTCTTTCAACACAAATAGTTATAATCATAAATACTGCAGTTAAACACTATACAAAAATATATATAGGCAAAGAAGAGAATGATTCCTCCAAGTCAGCAGCATTATTTATACAAAACATAATACGTGCAGTTATATGGGTTATCGCACTTCTTTTTGTTTTGTCGAACTTGGGTGTAAATATAACCTCTCTAGCAGCATCACTTGGTATAGGTGGTATCGCTATCGCGATAGCTTTACAAAATATATTGGTTGATCTATTCAGCTCGTTTTCTATATTTTTTGACAAACCATTTGAAATAGGAGACACGATCATGATAGACGGTAAAATGGGTACAGTTGAAAAAATAGGAATAAAAACAACGAGATTAAGAGCCTTGCAAGGAGAGCAAATAGTTATATCAAACAGTGACCTAACATCTTCTAGAATCCAAAACTTCAAAAGATTGGAGGAGAGAAGGGTAGTTTTCAACGTTGGAGTATCATATGACACACCAAAAAATGTTCTTGAAAAAATACCTGGAATAATAAAGTCTGCACATGAAAGCGTTAGTGATGTAAGGTTCGATAGATCAAACCTACTTAGTTTCGGAGACTCTTCGATAATCTTTGAAAATGTTTATTACGTAAACTCAAGTGACTATGCAACCTATATGAACAAAAATGAAAAAATAATGCTAAGCATATTCGAAAAATTCACTAA
- a CDS encoding DUF389 domain-containing protein — translation MEENKKFFSLTKGVTDQEIRDSLSLLIKNSSPKQEFFVLVVASVMLATFAIMLDNIPVLIASMLVAPILYPILTISLGVVINDPVIMSSSIKMVIRSVVFALILSTIVAFLFGRQGVSEQNFIFFSSDLFLSFLTATVSGLIASYGIAHPRIGGAMPGVAIAVSLIPPLAGIGVGIASLELLLVRDALATFIVNIIGIVGSAIFVFSLFQFQRHHREIRNMHKKEAAQPDTINI, via the coding sequence ATGGAAGAAAATAAGAAATTTTTCAGCCTTACAAAAGGCGTAACGGACCAAGAGATCCGAGACAGTCTATCTCTCTTGATTAAAAACTCATCTCCAAAACAAGAATTTTTCGTTCTAGTTGTAGCGTCAGTTATGCTGGCGACTTTTGCAATAATGCTAGACAACATACCAGTTCTTATCGCCAGTATGCTCGTAGCACCGATACTTTATCCGATACTTACCATAAGTCTTGGTGTTGTTATAAATGATCCAGTTATCATGAGTAGTTCTATCAAGATGGTTATAAGATCCGTAGTTTTTGCATTGATACTCTCTACAATTGTTGCCTTTCTTTTTGGAAGACAGGGTGTAAGCGAACAAAACTTCATATTTTTCTCTAGTGATCTATTTCTATCATTCCTAACTGCAACAGTTTCTGGGTTGATTGCATCGTATGGTATAGCTCACCCTAGAATAGGTGGCGCAATGCCGGGAGTCGCAATAGCTGTATCTCTTATCCCACCACTTGCTGGTATCGGAGTTGGTATTGCTTCACTTGAACTACTTCTAGTTAGAGATGCGCTCGCTACATTTATCGTAAACATAATAGGTATAGTTGGTTCTGCAATATTTGTTTTCTCTCTATTCCAATTCCAAAGACATCATAGAGAAATAAGAAATATGCACAAGAAAGAAGCAGCGCAACCCGACACAATAAATATATAA
- a CDS encoding class II fructose-bisphosphate aldolase family protein, with translation MKTLKEYIQEARDEGYALGHFNFSTIGIFNGIISAARKTGKPVILGLSEGEESFVGLTTAVAMVRNMREKEGIPVFLNADHHYSFEKVKAAIDAGFDMVIVDGAKLPYDENVALTKQCVEYAKEIMEKEGREVLVEGELGYIGSSSKNLEEIPEGITMTDPEEAKSYSSDTGIHILAPAIGNIHGMVKGGNPRIDVQRVKDIKEATGLPLVLHGGSGITDEDFVEAIKAGVSVVHINTEIRNAYKNALKLSLQDDPEEIAPYKILKPAVDAVSHLIEERINLFSVGK, from the coding sequence ATGAAAACACTAAAAGAATACATACAAGAGGCGAGAGACGAGGGTTATGCATTAGGACACTTCAACTTCTCAACAATCGGGATATTTAACGGAATCATTTCAGCGGCACGCAAAACTGGAAAACCTGTAATCCTAGGACTTTCAGAAGGAGAAGAAAGTTTCGTAGGATTAACCACAGCAGTAGCAATGGTCAGAAACATGAGAGAGAAAGAGGGAATACCTGTTTTTCTAAATGCTGATCACCACTATAGCTTCGAGAAAGTAAAAGCTGCTATAGATGCAGGTTTCGACATGGTTATCGTAGATGGAGCAAAACTTCCTTATGATGAGAACGTTGCTCTAACAAAACAATGTGTCGAATACGCAAAAGAAATTATGGAAAAAGAGGGAAGAGAAGTCCTAGTAGAAGGAGAGCTAGGCTATATAGGTAGCTCTTCAAAGAATCTAGAAGAAATACCAGAAGGCATAACGATGACAGATCCAGAAGAGGCAAAAAGTTATAGCAGTGATACAGGTATACACATCCTAGCTCCGGCAATAGGAAACATACATGGAATGGTAAAAGGTGGTAATCCTAGAATAGATGTACAAAGAGTCAAAGATATCAAAGAAGCTACTGGTCTACCTCTTGTACTTCATGGGGGATCTGGAATTACAGATGAAGATTTCGTAGAAGCAATCAAAGCTGGAGTAAGTGTTGTTCATATAAACACAGAGATAAGAAATGCGTATAAAAACGCCCTTAAACTTTCACTCCAAGACGACCCAGAAGAAATCGCTCCGTATAAGATTCTAAAACCTGCAGTAGATGCAGTCTCACATCTAATCGAAGAAAGAATCAATCTCTTTTCTGTTGGAAAGTAA